DNA from Sorangium aterium:
CGGATCCGGCGCTCGGCGGCGACGCCGCCTCTGCATGTGCGGTCGTCTGCGGGGGCGAGCGCCCCCCCGCGCCTCCACGCCCACGCGGCGGCTCGGCGTCTTCACGGCGCCTCTCGGACGCGCGCTGTGATGTAATGGGCCGTGTCCACCCCCGGGGCAGCCGGTGCCAGGGGGATAACCCGCGGTGAGCCCTTGAGCGCCTCTCCTCCCAAAGCGACCATCGCCGTCCTCGAGCGGAACCGCGTCGTCGGCCAGCGCATCGCCCGCGTGATGGCGGCGGCCTCCGGCCTGCAGGACGTGCCCGTCGCCAGCGATCCCGCCGAGCTGCGCGCCCGGCTGTCCGAGCGACCCCTCCTGCTCGGCTGCGACGCCGCCGATCTCGACCTCGCGCTCGAGTGGGCGGCCGAGCGATACCCCAGCATGCACCTGCTCGTGTGGACCTCGGGCAGCACCGACGCGATCCTCCACGCCGCCCTCAAGGAGCCCCGCCTCTCCAGCATCGTCGGCTGGCCGAGCTTCGCCTCCATGCCGCGGCCCTGGGAGATCGCCCTCGCCGTCCGCCGCATCCTCAAGCCGCTCGCCCTGCCGCCTCGCCTCTCCGACCTGCTCTCCTGGGGCGCCACCATCGTGAAATGGCGCCCCCGCACGAGCGACGACCGCGACCGCACCGTCACCGAGGTCGCGCACTGGGCCGAGCGCTCCGGCGCCCCCGCGCGCGTCGCCGAGCGGCTCGCCGCCCTCGCGCACGAGCTGCTCATGAACGCGATGTACGACGCGCCCGTCGACCGCCGCGGCCGCCCCCGCTACGCGCACGACAGGCGGCGCGACGTCGTGCTCGAGGAGAACGAGATCCCCACCCTGCGCCTCGGCACCGACGGCGCGTACCTCGCCCTCCAGGCCCACGATCCGTTCGGCGGCCTCCGGCGACACCACGTCTTCGAGGGCATCACCCGCGGCCTGAGCGCCCGCGGCGCCGACGCGGCCAGCTCCCCCGTGCTCGACACCTCGCGCGGCGGCGCCGGCCTCGGCATGCTCAAGATCTACGCGGCCGGCGCCGTGCTGGTCGTCGACGTGTCGCCCATGGCCTCGACGATGGTCACCTCCTTCTGGGACCTCGACGTCAACCCGCGCGAGTTCCGCTCGCTCCCGGCGTCCCTCCACTTCTTCGAGCGCTCCACGCCGGCGATGGAGACGCTGGAGCGGACCGGGTGGTGACGCCCGCGCTCGCCGCGCGCGGCGCGAGAGGACGGCGAGCCGGCCGAGGCGGGCGCCATGGCTGAGATCGATCCGCTCCTCGCGCGGCAGCTCAGGCGCCTCGGGCTCGAGGACCTCGGCGAGCCGCCCGACAAGGAGACCTGGCACAAGGTGGTCGCGCGCATCAGCGAGCACTACCGCCACGTCGCCGACGACCGGAGCCTGCTCACCCGCTCGCTCGACCTCTCCACGAACGAGATGGGCGCGCTGCACCGCCAGCTCCTGGCCGAGCGGGACCGCCTGCGCAGCGTCGTCGTGGCCATCGGGGACGCGCTGACCATCTTCCACGACGCCGCGAGCTCGCAGGTCGAGCCGTCGCGGCCGATCGAGGTCGGCTCGACGATCTCCACGGCCAAGCGGCGCTTCGCGTCGAAGCTCGGCGAGCTCTTCTCCCTGAGCGGCGCCGCGCAGGCCGCGCCTGGCAGCGCGACCCAGGACGCCGCAGGCGCGAGCGGCTCGGACGAGGCCATCAACGAGGTCCGCGTCCAGCTCGTCGCGCTCGGGGATCGTCTGGTGCAGCTGCTCTACGACACGGCGGAGAAGGCGTCGCTGAAGAAGCAGCTCGAGGTCGCGCGCGCCGTCCAGCAGATGCTCGTTCCGAGCGAGGACGTCATCGAGCGGCCGTCCCTGCGGCTCGCCAGCCACTTCCAGCCCGCGGCGGAGTGCGGCGGCGACTGGTGGACGTTCCACGATCTGCCGGACGGCAGGCTGCTCACCGTCGTCGGCGACGTGACCGGGCACGGCATCTCGTCCGCGATCATCACGGGGGCGGCGAAGGCCGCCTGCGACGTCGTGCGCACGTTCGCGCGCGAGCAGCTCAGCCCGGCGCAGCTGCTCCGGGTCATGAACTGCT
Protein-coding regions in this window:
- a CDS encoding PP2C family protein-serine/threonine phosphatase — translated: MAEIDPLLARQLRRLGLEDLGEPPDKETWHKVVARISEHYRHVADDRSLLTRSLDLSTNEMGALHRQLLAERDRLRSVVVAIGDALTIFHDAASSQVEPSRPIEVGSTISTAKRRFASKLGELFSLSGAAQAAPGSATQDAAGASGSDEAINEVRVQLVALGDRLVQLLYDTAEKASLKKQLEVARAVQQMLVPSEDVIERPSLRLASHFQPAAECGGDWWTFHDLPDGRLLTVVGDVTGHGISSAIITGAAKAACDVVRTFAREQLSPAQLLRVMNCSIFEAGQQKFLMTCAACIFDPAAGSLTLANAGHPFPYLVRNSAIRQLAAQGEPLGAASSAEYTSSTIALEGGDALLWFTDGVTECENESSEQFTEKRLRSLFQSVAAGAPEEARDAIVEAVSRFRGERALDDDVTLVVARVS